A region of Ictidomys tridecemlineatus isolate mIctTri1 chromosome 4, mIctTri1.hap1, whole genome shotgun sequence DNA encodes the following proteins:
- the Ctnnd1 gene encoding catenin delta-1 isoform X3 encodes MDDSEVESTASILASVKEQEAQFEKLTRALEEERRHVSAQLERVRVSPQDANPLMANGTLTRRHQNGRFVGDADLERQKFSDLKLNGPQDHSHLLYSTIPRMQEPGQIVETYTEEDPEGAMSVVSVETSDDGTTRRTETTVKKVVKTVTTRTVQPVPVGPDGLPVDASSVSNNYIQTLGRDFRKNGNGGPGPYVGQAGTATLPRNFHYPPDGYSRHYEDGYPGGSDNYGSLSRVTRIEERYRPSMEGYRAPSRQDVYGPQPQVRVGGSSVDLHRFHPEPYGLEDDQRSMGYDDLDYGMMSDYGTARRTGTPSDPRRRLRSYEDMIGEEVPADQYYWAPLAQHERGSLASLDSLRKGGPPPPNWRQPELPEVIAMLGFRLDAVKSNAAAYLQHLCYRNDKVKTDVRKLKGIPVLVGLLDHPKKEVHLGACGALKNISFGRDQDNKIAIKNCDGVPALVRLLRKARDMDLTEVITGTLWNLSSHDSIKMEIVDHALHALTDEVIIPHSGWEREPNEDCKPRHIEWESVLTNTAGCLRNVSSERSEARRKLRECDGLVDALIFIVQAEIGQKDSDSKLVENCVCLLRNLSYQVHREIPQAERYQEAPPSVANNTGPHAASCFGAKKGKGKKPTEDPANDTVDFPKRTSPARGYELLFQPEVVRIYISLLKESKTPAILEASAGAIQNLCAGRWTYGRYIRSALRQEKALSAIADLLTNEHERVVKAASGALRNLAVDARNKELIGKHAIPNLVKNLPGGQQSSSWNFSEDTVVSLLNTINEVIAENLEAAKKLRETQGIEKLVLINKSGNRSEKEVRAAALVLQTIWGYKELRKPLEKEGWKKSDFQVNLNNASRSQSSHSYDDSTLPLIDRNQKSDKKPDREEIQMSNMGSNTKLLDNNYSTLNERGDHIRTLDRSGDLGDMEPLKGTPLMQDEGQESLEEELDELVLDDKGDQVSYPTMQKI; translated from the exons AACGGCCGGTTTGTGGGCGATGCTGACCTTGAGAGACAGAAGTTTTCAGATTTGAAACTCAACGGACCCCAG GATCACAGTCATCTTCTATATAGCACCATCCCCAGGATGCAAGAGCCAGGGCAGATTGTGGAGACTTACACAGAGGAGGACCCTGAAGGAGCCATGTCTGTTGTCTCTGTGGAGACCTCAGATGATGGGACCACCCGGCGCACAGAGACCACA GTCAAGAAAGTAGTGAAGACAGTGACAACACGGACGGTACAGCCAGTCCCTGTGGGACCAGACGGGCTGCCTGTGGATGCCTCATCAGTTTCGAACAACTATATCCAGACTTTGGGTCGTGACTTCCGCAAGAATGGCAACGGTGGACCTGGTCCTTATGTGGGCCAAGCAGGCACTGCTACCCTTCCGAGGAACTTCCACTACCCTCCTGATGGTTATAGCCGCCACTATGAAGATGGCTATCCAGGTGGCAGTGACAACTATGGCAGTCTATCCCGGGTGACTCGCATTGAGGAACGATATAGGCCCAGCATGGAAGGCTATAGGGCACCTAGTAGACAGGATGTCTATGGGCCACAGCCCCAGGTTCGGGTAGGGGGGAGCAGTGTGGATCTGCACCGCTTTCACCCAGAGCCTTACGGGTTAGAAGATGACCAGCGTAGTATGGGCTATGATGACCTGGATTACGGTATGATGTCTGATTATGGCACTGCCCGTCGAACTGGGACACCCTCTGACCCTCGCCGCCGCCTCAG GAGTTATGAAGACATGATTGGCGAGGAGGTACCAGCAGATCAGTACTATTGGGCTCCTTTGGCCCAGCATGAACGGGGAAGTTTAGCAAGCTTGGATAGCCTTCGCAAGGGAGGCCCCCCACCTCCCAATTGGAGACAGCCTGAGCTGCCAGAGGTTATTGCCATGCTGGGATTCCGCTTGGATGCTGTCAAGTCTAATGCAGCTGCATACTTGCAACACTTATGCTACCGCAATGACAAGGTGAAGACTGATGTGCGGAAGCTCAAGGGCATCCCAGTGCTGGTGGGATTATTAGACCACCCCAAAAAGGAAGTGCACCTTGGAGCATGTGGAGCTCTCAAGAATATCTCTTTTGGACGTGACCAAGATAACAAGATTGCCATAAAAAATTGTGATGGTGTTCCTGCCCTTGTGCGATTGCTCCGAAAGGCTCGTGATATGGATCTTACTGAAGTCATTACTG GAACCCTGTGGAATCTCTCATCCCATGACTCAATCAAAATGGAGATTGTGGACCATGCACTGCACGCCTTGACAGATGAAGTGATCATTCCTCATTCTGGTTGGGAGAGGGAACCTAATGAAGATTGTAAGCCACGCCATATTGAGTGGGAGTCGGTGCTCACCAACACAGCTGGCTGCCTTAG GAATGTAAGCTCAGAGAGAAGTGAAGCTCGTCGGAAGCTTCGGGAATGTGATGGCTTAGTTGATGCCCTTATTTTCATTGTTCAGGCTGAGATTGGGCAGAAGGATTCAGATAGCAAG CTTGTGGAAAACTGCGTGTGCCTCCTTCGGAACTTATCCTATCAAGTTCATCGAGAGATCCCACAGGCAGAGCGTTATCAAGAGGCACCTCCCAGTGTTGCCAACAATACTGGGCCACATGCTGCCAGTTGCTTTGGGGCCAAGAAGGGCAAAG GGAAAAAACCCACAGAGGATCCAGCAAATGATACAGTGGACTTCCCTAAAAGAACAAGTCCTGCTCGAg GCTATGAGCTCTTATTTCAGCCAGAGGTGGTTCGGATATATATCTCACTCCTTAAGGAGAGTAAAACTCCTGCTATCCTAGAAGCCTCTGCTGGAGCCATCCAGAACTTGTGTGCTGGGCGCTGGACG TATGGTCGATACATCCGCTCTGCTCTGCGTCAAGAGAAGGCTCTCTCTGCCATAGCTGACCTCCTGACCAATGAACATGAGCGGGTGGTGAAAGCTGCATCTGGAGCATTAAGAAATCTGGCTGTGGATGCACGCAATAAGGAGTTAATCG GTAAACATGCTATTCCTAACTTGGTAAAAAATCTGCCTGGAGGGCAACAGAGCTCCTCTTGGAATTTTTCTGAGGACACTGTGGTCTCTCTTTTGAACACCATCAATGAAGTTATTGCTGAAAACTTAGAGGCTGCCAAAAAGCTTCGAGAGACGCAGGGTATTGAGAAGCTAGTGTTGATCAACAAATCAGG GAATCGCTCAGAAAAAGAAGTTCGAGCAGCAGCACTTGTATTACAGACAATCTGGGGATATAAGGAACTGAGGAAGCCCCTGGAAAAAGAAGGATGGAAGAAATCAGACTTTCAG GTGAATCTAAACAATGCTTCTAGAAGCCAGAGTAGTCATTCATATGATGATAGCACTCTCCCTCTCATTGACCGGAACCAAAAATCAG ATAAGAAACCTGATCGGGAAGAAATTCAAATGAGCAATATGGGATCAAACACAAAATTACTAG ATAACAACTATTCCACACTGAATGAGAGAGGGGACCACATCAGAACACTGGATCGATCTGGGGATCTGGGAGATATGGAGCCATTGAAGGGAACACCCTTGATG CAGGACGAGGGGCAGGAATCTCTGGAGGAAGAGTTGGATGAGTTGGTTTTGGATGATAAGGGGGACCAAGTGTCTTACCCCACCATG caGAAGATTTAG
- the Ctnnd1 gene encoding catenin delta-1 isoform X1: MDDSEVESTASILASVKEQEAQFEKLTRALEEERRHVSAQLERVRVSPQDANPLMANGTLTRRHQNGRFVGDADLERQKFSDLKLNGPQDHSHLLYSTIPRMQEPGQIVETYTEEDPEGAMSVVSVETSDDGTTRRTETTVKKVVKTVTTRTVQPVPVGPDGLPVDASSVSNNYIQTLGRDFRKNGNGGPGPYVGQAGTATLPRNFHYPPDGYSRHYEDGYPGGSDNYGSLSRVTRIEERYRPSMEGYRAPSRQDVYGPQPQVRVGGSSVDLHRFHPEPYGLEDDQRSMGYDDLDYGMMSDYGTARRTGTPSDPRRRLRSYEDMIGEEVPADQYYWAPLAQHERGSLASLDSLRKGGPPPPNWRQPELPEVIAMLGFRLDAVKSNAAAYLQHLCYRNDKVKTDVRKLKGIPVLVGLLDHPKKEVHLGACGALKNISFGRDQDNKIAIKNCDGVPALVRLLRKARDMDLTEVITGTLWNLSSHDSIKMEIVDHALHALTDEVIIPHSGWEREPNEDCKPRHIEWESVLTNTAGCLRNVSSERSEARRKLRECDGLVDALIFIVQAEIGQKDSDSKLVENCVCLLRNLSYQVHREIPQAERYQEAPPSVANNTGPHAASCFGAKKGKDEWFSRGKKPTEDPANDTVDFPKRTSPARGYELLFQPEVVRIYISLLKESKTPAILEASAGAIQNLCAGRWTYGRYIRSALRQEKALSAIADLLTNEHERVVKAASGALRNLAVDARNKELIGKHAIPNLVKNLPGGQQSSSWNFSEDTVVSLLNTINEVIAENLEAAKKLRETQGIEKLVLINKSGNRSEKEVRAAALVLQTIWGYKELRKPLEKEGWKKSDFQVNLNNASRSQSSHSYDDSTLPLIDRNQKSDKKPDREEIQMSNMGSNTKLLDNNYSTLNERGDHIRTLDRSGDLGDMEPLKGTPLMQDEGQESLEEELDELVLDDKGDQVSYPTMQKI; the protein is encoded by the exons AACGGCCGGTTTGTGGGCGATGCTGACCTTGAGAGACAGAAGTTTTCAGATTTGAAACTCAACGGACCCCAG GATCACAGTCATCTTCTATATAGCACCATCCCCAGGATGCAAGAGCCAGGGCAGATTGTGGAGACTTACACAGAGGAGGACCCTGAAGGAGCCATGTCTGTTGTCTCTGTGGAGACCTCAGATGATGGGACCACCCGGCGCACAGAGACCACA GTCAAGAAAGTAGTGAAGACAGTGACAACACGGACGGTACAGCCAGTCCCTGTGGGACCAGACGGGCTGCCTGTGGATGCCTCATCAGTTTCGAACAACTATATCCAGACTTTGGGTCGTGACTTCCGCAAGAATGGCAACGGTGGACCTGGTCCTTATGTGGGCCAAGCAGGCACTGCTACCCTTCCGAGGAACTTCCACTACCCTCCTGATGGTTATAGCCGCCACTATGAAGATGGCTATCCAGGTGGCAGTGACAACTATGGCAGTCTATCCCGGGTGACTCGCATTGAGGAACGATATAGGCCCAGCATGGAAGGCTATAGGGCACCTAGTAGACAGGATGTCTATGGGCCACAGCCCCAGGTTCGGGTAGGGGGGAGCAGTGTGGATCTGCACCGCTTTCACCCAGAGCCTTACGGGTTAGAAGATGACCAGCGTAGTATGGGCTATGATGACCTGGATTACGGTATGATGTCTGATTATGGCACTGCCCGTCGAACTGGGACACCCTCTGACCCTCGCCGCCGCCTCAG GAGTTATGAAGACATGATTGGCGAGGAGGTACCAGCAGATCAGTACTATTGGGCTCCTTTGGCCCAGCATGAACGGGGAAGTTTAGCAAGCTTGGATAGCCTTCGCAAGGGAGGCCCCCCACCTCCCAATTGGAGACAGCCTGAGCTGCCAGAGGTTATTGCCATGCTGGGATTCCGCTTGGATGCTGTCAAGTCTAATGCAGCTGCATACTTGCAACACTTATGCTACCGCAATGACAAGGTGAAGACTGATGTGCGGAAGCTCAAGGGCATCCCAGTGCTGGTGGGATTATTAGACCACCCCAAAAAGGAAGTGCACCTTGGAGCATGTGGAGCTCTCAAGAATATCTCTTTTGGACGTGACCAAGATAACAAGATTGCCATAAAAAATTGTGATGGTGTTCCTGCCCTTGTGCGATTGCTCCGAAAGGCTCGTGATATGGATCTTACTGAAGTCATTACTG GAACCCTGTGGAATCTCTCATCCCATGACTCAATCAAAATGGAGATTGTGGACCATGCACTGCACGCCTTGACAGATGAAGTGATCATTCCTCATTCTGGTTGGGAGAGGGAACCTAATGAAGATTGTAAGCCACGCCATATTGAGTGGGAGTCGGTGCTCACCAACACAGCTGGCTGCCTTAG GAATGTAAGCTCAGAGAGAAGTGAAGCTCGTCGGAAGCTTCGGGAATGTGATGGCTTAGTTGATGCCCTTATTTTCATTGTTCAGGCTGAGATTGGGCAGAAGGATTCAGATAGCAAG CTTGTGGAAAACTGCGTGTGCCTCCTTCGGAACTTATCCTATCAAGTTCATCGAGAGATCCCACAGGCAGAGCGTTATCAAGAGGCACCTCCCAGTGTTGCCAACAATACTGGGCCACATGCTGCCAGTTGCTTTGGGGCCAAGAAGGGCAAAG ATGAATGGTTCTCCAGAG GGAAAAAACCCACAGAGGATCCAGCAAATGATACAGTGGACTTCCCTAAAAGAACAAGTCCTGCTCGAg GCTATGAGCTCTTATTTCAGCCAGAGGTGGTTCGGATATATATCTCACTCCTTAAGGAGAGTAAAACTCCTGCTATCCTAGAAGCCTCTGCTGGAGCCATCCAGAACTTGTGTGCTGGGCGCTGGACG TATGGTCGATACATCCGCTCTGCTCTGCGTCAAGAGAAGGCTCTCTCTGCCATAGCTGACCTCCTGACCAATGAACATGAGCGGGTGGTGAAAGCTGCATCTGGAGCATTAAGAAATCTGGCTGTGGATGCACGCAATAAGGAGTTAATCG GTAAACATGCTATTCCTAACTTGGTAAAAAATCTGCCTGGAGGGCAACAGAGCTCCTCTTGGAATTTTTCTGAGGACACTGTGGTCTCTCTTTTGAACACCATCAATGAAGTTATTGCTGAAAACTTAGAGGCTGCCAAAAAGCTTCGAGAGACGCAGGGTATTGAGAAGCTAGTGTTGATCAACAAATCAGG GAATCGCTCAGAAAAAGAAGTTCGAGCAGCAGCACTTGTATTACAGACAATCTGGGGATATAAGGAACTGAGGAAGCCCCTGGAAAAAGAAGGATGGAAGAAATCAGACTTTCAG GTGAATCTAAACAATGCTTCTAGAAGCCAGAGTAGTCATTCATATGATGATAGCACTCTCCCTCTCATTGACCGGAACCAAAAATCAG ATAAGAAACCTGATCGGGAAGAAATTCAAATGAGCAATATGGGATCAAACACAAAATTACTAG ATAACAACTATTCCACACTGAATGAGAGAGGGGACCACATCAGAACACTGGATCGATCTGGGGATCTGGGAGATATGGAGCCATTGAAGGGAACACCCTTGATG CAGGACGAGGGGCAGGAATCTCTGGAGGAAGAGTTGGATGAGTTGGTTTTGGATGATAAGGGGGACCAAGTGTCTTACCCCACCATG caGAAGATTTAG
- the Ctnnd1 gene encoding catenin delta-1 isoform X8: MDDSEVESTASILASVKEQEAQFEKLTRALEEERRHVSAQLERVRVSPQDANPLMANGTLTRRHQNGRFVGDADLERQKFSDLKLNGPQDHSHLLYSTIPRMQEPGQIVETYTEEDPEGAMSVVSVETSDDGTTRRTETTVKKVVKTVTTRTVQPVPVGPDGLPVDASSVSNNYIQTLGRDFRKNGNGGPGPYVGQAGTATLPRNFHYPPDGYSRHYEDGYPGGSDNYGSLSRVTRIEERYRPSMEGYRAPSRQDVYGPQPQVRVGGSSVDLHRFHPEPYGLEDDQRSMGYDDLDYGMMSDYGTARRTGTPSDPRRRLRSYEDMIGEEVPADQYYWAPLAQHERGSLASLDSLRKGGPPPPNWRQPELPEVIAMLGFRLDAVKSNAAAYLQHLCYRNDKVKTDVRKLKGIPVLVGLLDHPKKEVHLGACGALKNISFGRDQDNKIAIKNCDGVPALVRLLRKARDMDLTEVITGTLWNLSSHDSIKMEIVDHALHALTDEVIIPHSGWEREPNEDCKPRHIEWESVLTNTAGCLRNVSSERSEARRKLRECDGLVDALIFIVQAEIGQKDSDSKLVENCVCLLRNLSYQVHREIPQAERYQEAPPSVANNTGPHAASCFGAKKGKDEWFSRGKKPTEDPANDTVDFPKRTSPARGYELLFQPEVVRIYISLLKESKTPAILEASAGAIQNLCAGRWTYGRYIRSALRQEKALSAIADLLTNEHERVVKAASGALRNLAVDARNKELIGKHAIPNLVKNLPGGQQSSSWNFSEDTVVSLLNTINEVIAENLEAAKKLRETQGIEKLVLINKSGNRSEKEVRAAALVLQTIWGYKELRKPLEKEGWKKSDFQVNLNNASRSQSSHSYDDSTLPLIDRNQKSDNNYSTLNERGDHIRTLDRSGDLGDMEPLKGTPLMQKI; this comes from the exons AACGGCCGGTTTGTGGGCGATGCTGACCTTGAGAGACAGAAGTTTTCAGATTTGAAACTCAACGGACCCCAG GATCACAGTCATCTTCTATATAGCACCATCCCCAGGATGCAAGAGCCAGGGCAGATTGTGGAGACTTACACAGAGGAGGACCCTGAAGGAGCCATGTCTGTTGTCTCTGTGGAGACCTCAGATGATGGGACCACCCGGCGCACAGAGACCACA GTCAAGAAAGTAGTGAAGACAGTGACAACACGGACGGTACAGCCAGTCCCTGTGGGACCAGACGGGCTGCCTGTGGATGCCTCATCAGTTTCGAACAACTATATCCAGACTTTGGGTCGTGACTTCCGCAAGAATGGCAACGGTGGACCTGGTCCTTATGTGGGCCAAGCAGGCACTGCTACCCTTCCGAGGAACTTCCACTACCCTCCTGATGGTTATAGCCGCCACTATGAAGATGGCTATCCAGGTGGCAGTGACAACTATGGCAGTCTATCCCGGGTGACTCGCATTGAGGAACGATATAGGCCCAGCATGGAAGGCTATAGGGCACCTAGTAGACAGGATGTCTATGGGCCACAGCCCCAGGTTCGGGTAGGGGGGAGCAGTGTGGATCTGCACCGCTTTCACCCAGAGCCTTACGGGTTAGAAGATGACCAGCGTAGTATGGGCTATGATGACCTGGATTACGGTATGATGTCTGATTATGGCACTGCCCGTCGAACTGGGACACCCTCTGACCCTCGCCGCCGCCTCAG GAGTTATGAAGACATGATTGGCGAGGAGGTACCAGCAGATCAGTACTATTGGGCTCCTTTGGCCCAGCATGAACGGGGAAGTTTAGCAAGCTTGGATAGCCTTCGCAAGGGAGGCCCCCCACCTCCCAATTGGAGACAGCCTGAGCTGCCAGAGGTTATTGCCATGCTGGGATTCCGCTTGGATGCTGTCAAGTCTAATGCAGCTGCATACTTGCAACACTTATGCTACCGCAATGACAAGGTGAAGACTGATGTGCGGAAGCTCAAGGGCATCCCAGTGCTGGTGGGATTATTAGACCACCCCAAAAAGGAAGTGCACCTTGGAGCATGTGGAGCTCTCAAGAATATCTCTTTTGGACGTGACCAAGATAACAAGATTGCCATAAAAAATTGTGATGGTGTTCCTGCCCTTGTGCGATTGCTCCGAAAGGCTCGTGATATGGATCTTACTGAAGTCATTACTG GAACCCTGTGGAATCTCTCATCCCATGACTCAATCAAAATGGAGATTGTGGACCATGCACTGCACGCCTTGACAGATGAAGTGATCATTCCTCATTCTGGTTGGGAGAGGGAACCTAATGAAGATTGTAAGCCACGCCATATTGAGTGGGAGTCGGTGCTCACCAACACAGCTGGCTGCCTTAG GAATGTAAGCTCAGAGAGAAGTGAAGCTCGTCGGAAGCTTCGGGAATGTGATGGCTTAGTTGATGCCCTTATTTTCATTGTTCAGGCTGAGATTGGGCAGAAGGATTCAGATAGCAAG CTTGTGGAAAACTGCGTGTGCCTCCTTCGGAACTTATCCTATCAAGTTCATCGAGAGATCCCACAGGCAGAGCGTTATCAAGAGGCACCTCCCAGTGTTGCCAACAATACTGGGCCACATGCTGCCAGTTGCTTTGGGGCCAAGAAGGGCAAAG ATGAATGGTTCTCCAGAG GGAAAAAACCCACAGAGGATCCAGCAAATGATACAGTGGACTTCCCTAAAAGAACAAGTCCTGCTCGAg GCTATGAGCTCTTATTTCAGCCAGAGGTGGTTCGGATATATATCTCACTCCTTAAGGAGAGTAAAACTCCTGCTATCCTAGAAGCCTCTGCTGGAGCCATCCAGAACTTGTGTGCTGGGCGCTGGACG TATGGTCGATACATCCGCTCTGCTCTGCGTCAAGAGAAGGCTCTCTCTGCCATAGCTGACCTCCTGACCAATGAACATGAGCGGGTGGTGAAAGCTGCATCTGGAGCATTAAGAAATCTGGCTGTGGATGCACGCAATAAGGAGTTAATCG GTAAACATGCTATTCCTAACTTGGTAAAAAATCTGCCTGGAGGGCAACAGAGCTCCTCTTGGAATTTTTCTGAGGACACTGTGGTCTCTCTTTTGAACACCATCAATGAAGTTATTGCTGAAAACTTAGAGGCTGCCAAAAAGCTTCGAGAGACGCAGGGTATTGAGAAGCTAGTGTTGATCAACAAATCAGG GAATCGCTCAGAAAAAGAAGTTCGAGCAGCAGCACTTGTATTACAGACAATCTGGGGATATAAGGAACTGAGGAAGCCCCTGGAAAAAGAAGGATGGAAGAAATCAGACTTTCAG GTGAATCTAAACAATGCTTCTAGAAGCCAGAGTAGTCATTCATATGATGATAGCACTCTCCCTCTCATTGACCGGAACCAAAAATCAG ATAACAACTATTCCACACTGAATGAGAGAGGGGACCACATCAGAACACTGGATCGATCTGGGGATCTGGGAGATATGGAGCCATTGAAGGGAACACCCTTGATG caGAAGATTTAG
- the Ctnnd1 gene encoding catenin delta-1 isoform X6 gives MDDSEVESTASILASVKEQEAQFEKLTRALEEERRHVSAQLERVRVSPQDANPLMANGTLTRRHQNGRFVGDADLERQKFSDLKLNGPQDHSHLLYSTIPRMQEPGQIVETYTEEDPEGAMSVVSVETSDDGTTRRTETTVKKVVKTVTTRTVQPVPVGPDGLPVDASSVSNNYIQTLGRDFRKNGNGGPGPYVGQAGTATLPRNFHYPPDGYSRHYEDGYPGGSDNYGSLSRVTRIEERYRPSMEGYRAPSRQDVYGPQPQVRVGGSSVDLHRFHPEPYGLEDDQRSMGYDDLDYGMMSDYGTARRTGTPSDPRRRLRSYEDMIGEEVPADQYYWAPLAQHERGSLASLDSLRKGGPPPPNWRQPELPEVIAMLGFRLDAVKSNAAAYLQHLCYRNDKVKTDVRKLKGIPVLVGLLDHPKKEVHLGACGALKNISFGRDQDNKIAIKNCDGVPALVRLLRKARDMDLTEVITGTLWNLSSHDSIKMEIVDHALHALTDEVIIPHSGWEREPNEDCKPRHIEWESVLTNTAGCLRNVSSERSEARRKLRECDGLVDALIFIVQAEIGQKDSDSKLVENCVCLLRNLSYQVHREIPQAERYQEAPPSVANNTGPHAASCFGAKKGKDEWFSRGKKPTEDPANDTVDFPKRTSPARGYELLFQPEVVRIYISLLKESKTPAILEASAGAIQNLCAGRWTYGRYIRSALRQEKALSAIADLLTNEHERVVKAASGALRNLAVDARNKELIGKHAIPNLVKNLPGGQQSSSWNFSEDTVVSLLNTINEVIAENLEAAKKLRETQGIEKLVLINKSGNRSEKEVRAAALVLQTIWGYKELRKPLEKEGWKKSDFQVNLNNASRSQSSHSYDDSTLPLIDRNQKSDKKPDREEIQMSNMGSNTKLLDNNYSTLNERGDHIRTLDRSGDLGDMEPLKGTPLMQKI, from the exons AACGGCCGGTTTGTGGGCGATGCTGACCTTGAGAGACAGAAGTTTTCAGATTTGAAACTCAACGGACCCCAG GATCACAGTCATCTTCTATATAGCACCATCCCCAGGATGCAAGAGCCAGGGCAGATTGTGGAGACTTACACAGAGGAGGACCCTGAAGGAGCCATGTCTGTTGTCTCTGTGGAGACCTCAGATGATGGGACCACCCGGCGCACAGAGACCACA GTCAAGAAAGTAGTGAAGACAGTGACAACACGGACGGTACAGCCAGTCCCTGTGGGACCAGACGGGCTGCCTGTGGATGCCTCATCAGTTTCGAACAACTATATCCAGACTTTGGGTCGTGACTTCCGCAAGAATGGCAACGGTGGACCTGGTCCTTATGTGGGCCAAGCAGGCACTGCTACCCTTCCGAGGAACTTCCACTACCCTCCTGATGGTTATAGCCGCCACTATGAAGATGGCTATCCAGGTGGCAGTGACAACTATGGCAGTCTATCCCGGGTGACTCGCATTGAGGAACGATATAGGCCCAGCATGGAAGGCTATAGGGCACCTAGTAGACAGGATGTCTATGGGCCACAGCCCCAGGTTCGGGTAGGGGGGAGCAGTGTGGATCTGCACCGCTTTCACCCAGAGCCTTACGGGTTAGAAGATGACCAGCGTAGTATGGGCTATGATGACCTGGATTACGGTATGATGTCTGATTATGGCACTGCCCGTCGAACTGGGACACCCTCTGACCCTCGCCGCCGCCTCAG GAGTTATGAAGACATGATTGGCGAGGAGGTACCAGCAGATCAGTACTATTGGGCTCCTTTGGCCCAGCATGAACGGGGAAGTTTAGCAAGCTTGGATAGCCTTCGCAAGGGAGGCCCCCCACCTCCCAATTGGAGACAGCCTGAGCTGCCAGAGGTTATTGCCATGCTGGGATTCCGCTTGGATGCTGTCAAGTCTAATGCAGCTGCATACTTGCAACACTTATGCTACCGCAATGACAAGGTGAAGACTGATGTGCGGAAGCTCAAGGGCATCCCAGTGCTGGTGGGATTATTAGACCACCCCAAAAAGGAAGTGCACCTTGGAGCATGTGGAGCTCTCAAGAATATCTCTTTTGGACGTGACCAAGATAACAAGATTGCCATAAAAAATTGTGATGGTGTTCCTGCCCTTGTGCGATTGCTCCGAAAGGCTCGTGATATGGATCTTACTGAAGTCATTACTG GAACCCTGTGGAATCTCTCATCCCATGACTCAATCAAAATGGAGATTGTGGACCATGCACTGCACGCCTTGACAGATGAAGTGATCATTCCTCATTCTGGTTGGGAGAGGGAACCTAATGAAGATTGTAAGCCACGCCATATTGAGTGGGAGTCGGTGCTCACCAACACAGCTGGCTGCCTTAG GAATGTAAGCTCAGAGAGAAGTGAAGCTCGTCGGAAGCTTCGGGAATGTGATGGCTTAGTTGATGCCCTTATTTTCATTGTTCAGGCTGAGATTGGGCAGAAGGATTCAGATAGCAAG CTTGTGGAAAACTGCGTGTGCCTCCTTCGGAACTTATCCTATCAAGTTCATCGAGAGATCCCACAGGCAGAGCGTTATCAAGAGGCACCTCCCAGTGTTGCCAACAATACTGGGCCACATGCTGCCAGTTGCTTTGGGGCCAAGAAGGGCAAAG ATGAATGGTTCTCCAGAG GGAAAAAACCCACAGAGGATCCAGCAAATGATACAGTGGACTTCCCTAAAAGAACAAGTCCTGCTCGAg GCTATGAGCTCTTATTTCAGCCAGAGGTGGTTCGGATATATATCTCACTCCTTAAGGAGAGTAAAACTCCTGCTATCCTAGAAGCCTCTGCTGGAGCCATCCAGAACTTGTGTGCTGGGCGCTGGACG TATGGTCGATACATCCGCTCTGCTCTGCGTCAAGAGAAGGCTCTCTCTGCCATAGCTGACCTCCTGACCAATGAACATGAGCGGGTGGTGAAAGCTGCATCTGGAGCATTAAGAAATCTGGCTGTGGATGCACGCAATAAGGAGTTAATCG GTAAACATGCTATTCCTAACTTGGTAAAAAATCTGCCTGGAGGGCAACAGAGCTCCTCTTGGAATTTTTCTGAGGACACTGTGGTCTCTCTTTTGAACACCATCAATGAAGTTATTGCTGAAAACTTAGAGGCTGCCAAAAAGCTTCGAGAGACGCAGGGTATTGAGAAGCTAGTGTTGATCAACAAATCAGG GAATCGCTCAGAAAAAGAAGTTCGAGCAGCAGCACTTGTATTACAGACAATCTGGGGATATAAGGAACTGAGGAAGCCCCTGGAAAAAGAAGGATGGAAGAAATCAGACTTTCAG GTGAATCTAAACAATGCTTCTAGAAGCCAGAGTAGTCATTCATATGATGATAGCACTCTCCCTCTCATTGACCGGAACCAAAAATCAG ATAAGAAACCTGATCGGGAAGAAATTCAAATGAGCAATATGGGATCAAACACAAAATTACTAG ATAACAACTATTCCACACTGAATGAGAGAGGGGACCACATCAGAACACTGGATCGATCTGGGGATCTGGGAGATATGGAGCCATTGAAGGGAACACCCTTGATG caGAAGATTTAG